A region from the Andrena cerasifolii isolate SP2316 chromosome 11, iyAndCera1_principal, whole genome shotgun sequence genome encodes:
- the Hasp gene encoding hig-anchoring scaffold protein, translated as MRPSVVLLLLSLCTLFLASESKLRQQAAVDDDDDDDDDWDDDDDDDDDDQAYQSRPEVDDDGRIYKNPRNSPSAMCPRDEQQAGLLGQKCLRKCSTDEDCKSKKKKCRCDGACGMSCIKPERECPALTDIPYGVMTVTGKFFGDRAHYTCDPDYFTVGLMDRTCRADGRWTGTTPSCKKDSSSFCSQPPKVKNARHNALAEQTTFDLESDIQYFCNHGYVATGVPKAKCLVMEGVARWFGPDVFCEPQNCGPPADIGNGWHAGECYTYDCRVSYHCADGYELVGRAEKLCLADGTWTPKESPQCVQVTTVQCPKPDNPVNGKAVYTSYAYNSIVHYECDYGYTVVGQGTRRCGADRKWTGKMPTCQEINCGSPGVLYNGWIENIEAGTGLGASIIFRCKNHMKLEGNTSSVCQADGKWRYPLPQCLAPCVVPQIENGHITVASHEKDHINNVTVVEHGERLLVSCVQNYEFAANSTAVACNNGTWSIVPSCSPARCKQMPKVPRNGMVIAPKTDHGMKAVFKCKDGFELVGGGPLNTSKSVECQYGNWTGDIPHCSQVFCPFPGFIENGKVFLVGNMGVYDYRPYVKKVVNNKQIMYDCDKGYVLDEGPTGATCVGGNWSPKTLPKCIPGQHPRLRWSRRRRSVSDEDLTMSYRKFIEFFRKIGKKLLHLEMNKGKEHAKHKAEVKSSNSSHHENNTSAEALSWKKHPGHGNRSRLREEKMIDFLKIVYRKLQRIDARQSTNSTNGSMHDLLNAMSKNFFHVDLSESRRNNSGRGRSDFEIRNQREFIKLKREFERIMRFYNKSMRWNEKQSRKDSKKKGQSHGDKGKKPKDKKKHRKNYYKGFYEFVNCYVTEKLSMLEARNATEELIKKMKIDKFTVRNGTTFTVGEMYAFFKHIIEAKLNGTEETNALESTTSASSPTTTASATTTATSPSTTTSTSTTLPTPKQIESRDNRSSTTPGNESSALDNEIPAKEGVPKHRSKRIRNASEDSGPPRQKRRLLSLRGTSLSKDRSSARRQHRVAKRSRAYDERTSQFTFNELEAQQQSRSKRFLPLSELDNQIFLKNLYLNAYEDEYRANVKRSIVQANRTKDEVAVYRRRKGNLGAYEIK; from the exons ATGAGACCTAGTGTTGTTCTTCTGTTGCTGTCCCTGTGCACCCTGTTCCTCGCGTCCGAGTCGAAGCTGCGGCAACAGGCAGCcgtagacgacgacgacgacgacgatgacgactgggacgacgacgacgacgatgacgacgacgaccaggCTTACCAGTCCAGGCCGGAGGTGGACGACGACGGGCGGATTTACAAGAATCCTAGGAACTCGCCGTCCGCGATGTGCCCACGGGACGAGCAGCAGGCCGGGCTGCTCGGCCAGAAGTGTCTGAGAAAGTGCTCCACCGACGAGGATTGCAAGAGCAAGAAGAAGAAGTGCAGATGCGACGGTGCCTGCGGGATGTCTTGCATCAAGCCGGAAAGGGAATGCCCAGCTCTCACTGACATACCGTACGGCGTGATGACAGTGACTGGGAAATTCTTCGGCGATCGAGCCCACTACACCTGCGATCCCGATTACTTCACCGTGGGCCTGATGGACAGGACGTGCAGGGCCGACGGTCGCTGGACCGGCACGACGCCTTCGTGCAAGAAGGACTCTAGCTCCTTCTGCTCGCAACCGCCGAAAGTGAAAAACGCGCGGCACAACGCGCTCGCTGAACAGACGACCTTCGACCTGGAGAGTGACATTCAGTACTTCTGCAACCATGGCTACGTGGCCACTGGGGTACCGAAAGCTAAATGCCTGGTGATGGAAGGTGTTGCTAGATGGTTCGGGCCTGACGTCTTCTGCGAGCCACAGAACTGCGGACCACCTGCGGACATCGGGAACGGATGGCACGCTG GCGAGTGTTACACGTACGACTGCCGTGTATCATACCACTGCGCTGACGGGTACGAATTAGTTGGCAGAGCAGAGAAGCTCTGTTTGGCAGACGGCACATGGACCCCCAAAGAATCCCCACAATGCGTTCAA GTTACCACCGTGCAGTGCCCTAAACCGGACAACCCAGTGAACGGGAAGGCGGTGTACACCTCGTACGCGTACAATTCCATCGTGCATTACGAATGCGACTATGGTTACACGGTGGTCGGCCAGGGAACAAGGCGCTGCGGGGCAGATAGAAAATGGACTGGAAAGATGCCCACTTGCCAGGAAATTAATTGCGGTTCACCTGGTGTCCTCTATAACGGCTGGATCGAGAACATCGAGGCGG GCACCGGTCTGGGCGCCAGCATAATCTTCCGCTGTAAGAACCACATGAAGCTCGAGGGGAACACCTCGTCCGTCTGCCAGGCCGATGGGAAATGGCGTTACCCGCTACCCCAGTGTCTCGCCCCGTGCGTGGTGCCCCAGATAGAGAACGGCCACATCACCGTGGCCAGCCACGAGAAGGACCACATCAACAACGTGACCGTCGTCGAGCACGGGGAGAGGTTGCTCGTCTCTTGCGTCCAGAATTACGAATTCGCGGCGAACAGCACTGCGGTGGCCTGCAACAACGGCACCTGGTCCATAGTGCCCAGTTGCTCGCCAGCCAGGTGCAAGCAGATGCCCAAGGTGCCGAGGAATGGCATGGTGATCGCGCCTAAGACCGATCATGGGATGAAGGCCGTGTTCAAGTGCAAGGACGGCTTTGAGCTGGTTGGGGGTGGCCCACTGAACACGTCCAAGTCGGTCGAATGTCAGTACGGCAACTGGACTGGCGATATACCCCACTGCAGCCAAGTGTTCTGCCCCTTTCCTGGCTTCATCGAGAACGGAAAGGTGTTCCTGGTGGGCAACATGGGTGTCTACGATTACAGGCCCTATGTCAAGAAGGTGGTGAACAACAAGCAAATTATGTACGACTGCGATAAAGGTTATGTGTTGGATGAGGGACCCACTGGAGCCACCTGCGTCGGCGGCAACTGGAGCCCAAAGACCCTGCCCAAGTGTATCCCTGGACAACATCCTAGGCTCAGATGGAGCAGGCGACGTAGGTCCGTTAGCGATGAGGATCTTACTATGAGCTATAG GAAGTTCATCGAGTTCTTCCGGAAAATCGGCAAGAAGCTGCTGCATCTGGAGATGAACAAGGGCAAGGAGCACGCGAAGCACAAGGCCGAAGTGAAGAGCTCAAACTCGTCTCACCACGAGAACAACACATCCGCGGAGGCATTGTCGTGGAAGAAGCACCCCGGGCACGGGAACAGATCGCGGCTACGGGAGGAGAAAATGATCGACTTCCTGAAGATCGTCTACCGGAAGCTTCAGCGCATCGACGCGAGGCAGTCGACCAACTCCACGAACGGCAGCATGCACGATCTCTTAAACGCCATGAGCAAGAACTTCTTCCACGTGGATCTGTCCGAGTCCCGGCGAAACAACTCGGGCCGAGGGCGCTCCGACTTCGAGATACGGAACCAGCGGGAGTTCATCAAGCTGAAACGTGAATTCGAGCGGATCATGCGGTTCTACAACAAGTCGATGCGCTGGAACGAGAAGCAGAGCCGCAAGGACTCGAAGAAGAAGGGCCAGTCGCACGGGGACAAGGGGAAGAAGCCGAAGGACAAGAAGAAGCACAGGAAGAACTACTACAAAGGTTTCTACGAGTTCGTCAACTGCTACGTCACGGAGAAGCTGTCCATGCTGGAAGCTCGCAACGCGACGGAGGAGCTGATCAAGAAGATGAAGATCGACAAGTTCACCGTGAGGAACGGCACGACGTTCACGGTGGGCGAGATGTACGCTTTCTTCAAACATATCATAGAAGCTAAACTGAACGGCACGGAGGAGACGAACGCGCTGGAGTCGACGACATCGGCGTCGTCCCCGACGACCACCGCCAGCGCCACCACCACCGCGACGTCTCCCTCGACGACCACCAGCACGAGCACCACACTGCCGACGCCGAAGCAGATCGAATCCCGCGACAATCGATCCTCGACGACGCCTGGCAACGAGTCCTCCGCGCTGGACAACGAGATACCAGCCAAAGAAGGTGTGCCGAAGCACCGCAGCAAGCGAATACGAAACGCGTCCGAGGACAGCGGCCCGCCGCGCCAGAAGCGGCGGCTTCTGTCTCTGCGGGGCACGTCGCTCAGCAAGGATCGGTCGTCGGCGAGGCGCCAGCACAGGGTCGCCAAGCGATCCAGGGCCTACGACGAGAGGACCAGCCAGTTCACGTTCAACGAGCTGGAGGCGCAGCAGCAGAGCCGCTCCAAACGGTTCCTGCCACTGTCGGAGCTGGATAATCAAATATTTCTAAAGAACTTGTATCTGAACGCGTACGAGGACGAGTACAGGGCGAACGTGAAGCGCTCGATCGTCCAGGCGAACCGGACGAAGGACGAGGTGGCCGTCTACAGGAGGCGCAAGGGAAACCTCGGCGCGTACGAGATCAAGTGA